The sequence AACTAGCAATACAATTATAGCCATACCAGTAAAATTACAGTAACACATCGTGCCAGTGGAAAATAAGAGTTAAAGTACTTAATTACTAGCAGTATACAACAATAACCAGTGACTACATATCGTCTTAAAACAATTAAACTACATGCTGTAAAGAAAAACATCATCTTTATTGTGACAACTTTTCCCAACTGTCTCACGATGGTCTAGCTCTAGCTGGTCTGCCAGCGACGCTGCAGAAGGAAAATGCTAGTTAGCACGGCTTAAATGGGAAATGAGCACATGCTCTAATGTTCTTACAGATATTTATTAACTCAAATGTATTTATACCTGGCAAATAATATTCGTATAAAACAAATGAGGTGAAGACATGCATTTTGAAGTATATCTACCAATTTTACGTACTCCTAGGACTTTCATTTGCtctttgcttcctgcttctatgaagcccatccctccgaaaaacacaatggtcttagattggttagatggccaaatgtagtttcatgtatttttattggctgaagtgctaagcacaggttgccggaaacgccacgctccTTACCAATACGTGCAGAaatcacatctgcggtgactagcaagggtttatgatttCACCAAgccgggaagaagcttgttgtagtccaaccAGCTGTTTTTGTAGgtaataaactgccataactttaaaagacaatatctccgtttgcattgaactttcagcgctgtaactttgcagatactgtttatgctcaagcggCAACATTACatactaactaaagttaaaaaagtgaaatcgcatgcaaccacccctttaaacagCAGTGTAGTAAAAGCAGAACACATAGAAAACTATCCTTTGCACTGGAAACTGTAATAACTCACTCTCACTGAATATACTCTTTAAATTCTTGCACCctggaaaaatatttgaaattgaaaACATTGTGACATGTTTACTAAGAAGTATATTCCTACTAACGCAAGGCAATATTTGACTCTGGCAAGTGTATCCATAGCAGACTGGTGGGAGTGGCCTTGGATGGCGACAtgcccagtgcattatgggtgtttAAGTTTTCCTACCTATTTGGCAAAAGGGAAGACAACGGTCTCTTTTCTCAATTTTCTCTAGTCAGGTAGAACtgatttaaaatagttttttctgCCAATCTACTGCGTAGGCAGTCAAGTTTTACTGAAAGCCCATTCTGCCAGCAGTGAAGTAcacctttaaataaactttGCATTCATGGATAAATTGTCAGGCCTGGATACTTATGGCTCTGTGGACATATagaaagtgttttatttttattttgtttaatgtaaCAAAAATTTTAATgtggtatttttttattaaaataatttcaattCTACAAATTGTTCTTCCCACAATCAGATTGAGTTGCTGAACTTCAGAGGGCAGGAGCTTACAGAAGATGGTGGGATCGTGAAGAGAATAAAGGTCAAAGGTGAAGGCTATAACAGTCCTAATGAAGGGGCCACAGTCCATGGTAAGTCTGAGAATTATGAATATTCATATTATGGTTGTAATTACTAGACAATGCTTTTGGAtacaatattaatttacattacaATGCTGTTTGGTTTCTGTGCCTCAGTACACTTGGAAGGGTGGTGTGGAGGTCGGTTATTTGAGTCTCGGGATGTCACTTTTGTTGTGGGTGAATCAGAAGACGTGGGTGTTCCTATAGGAGTGGACAGGGCCATGGAAAAAATCCAAAAAAGTGAATGCTGTTTATTATACCTAAAGCCCAAGTAAGATTTGTTATTctgttcagattttttttatacgtactgtatatacaatataatataatataatataatataatataatataatataatataatataatataatataatataatataaaacattattagaTTTAAATAGGGAAATGCTTAAGAGTATATTATTGgatattgcagtgattattatgtttctagcatgtgcatcaatttttgcaaatcttgtattgacaatgtAAGAGTCAAGCATATCCCAAAGACTGCCAATAAAATTTAAGGTCTGGACATTGGGTGAAAATTATTCTTCATGCTCCCCCACAACCGttctttcacaatttgagcctgatgaatcttgacattgtcatcctggaatataaCCCTGATTTCTTAAATGTTGTATACATGGTTGtataagaaatgaaaagctacacactccataaattagggttagaagagacgttgccaaacatataacatgctagaaacataataagCACAGCAATAATGATTTAATCATTTACTCTTAAGCATTTGTCTATTTAAATCAAAATAGACACTTTTTGGGGGGGCCGGGCAGTTTATAAAAtagtataatataatgtaacatACTCTAACTATCACCATTTTACTCAATCTGTGTTATGCTTTCAGGTACGGTTATGGCAAAGAGGGTAAAAAAGAATATGACATCGGGTCAAATGCAGAACTACTATATGAAGTGACACTGAAGGACTTCGAAAAGGTGAGATTTCATTTTAGACCCaaagtatttattaaaatctttctGAATAGTCTCAAAGCTTAATAAATGGTAGCGTGATCATATATGGTAGCGCAGGGCCATAACAACCATAGACATTGAGGGGACAAGTTCCCCCAAATAATTAGAAATGTACTTGCTCTGCTGCACTTTATTACACAGCACTCTTTATGTTAAGATgacaaaaaggtttaaaagttacatttttagtcTGGCCTGCCTCAGTGGTCTAAAAGCTGTTGTCAATGTTAAAATGATTGAGATgtccaatttaaaaaaaagcaggCGTTAATTTTACATTCTCTTTTGGGTCTTCACATAGACAAATGCATCAATCTATCGCTTAATTGCATTGCGGAGACTATATTCTTTCTtgtgaaatcacaaaacaaatattaacacatgctgtgtttttgattttaatatacaatcattgaatatcatgaacatctttgattttaatggGGAAAGAAAACTTGTATGAGGGCAAATTAGAACCCAGAACTCTCTATctatgggtgcgtctcaatcagctccctagttcattATACATCAAGCGtctcaaatttttttttgtcagggCACAGATCAGGGAATCAGTAAATGGGCTGACTCcatgatcagtgccctgactactaaactagggagctgattaagacacacacatatgtatttattcactGATGTGAAGAATCTCAGgactaaaaatatatttgatgcaaattaatgcaaatatcatTTGCAAACAGTTCCAAAATGATTgatataatgaataaataaaataaatatagtatttcaaaaatatacaacaattatatatttaatcacCGTTTTATAGCATGGAATATAATAAACAGGATTAGTCAGGTTTAAAATGTAGCTTTCAAACACGTCTTCAAAAAAGGAGTGGAAAATCCCTCAATACAGTTACAGGAAAAGACAGAATAAAGAGCGTCCTCTATTGGTCATAGACAGAATTGACAGAAAACCTACATTGACATCCTCATGTTCCTCATGTTTCAGGCCAAAGAATGCTGGGAAATGGACCTTAAAGAGAAAATGGAACGTGCTGTTTTAGTCAAACAAAAAGGAACACAGTATTTCAAGGTTTGTCTACACTTTTGTCTTTGGTATACAGTTACTGGCCTATTCTTGCCCACTGAgttgctttttattttattacagacATGCATCCTgcattttggttttatttttataatacaaaattgataaaactaataatataactttttatttaGGATTAATTTGAGCTCAAATGCTTTCTATGATCAtcttttgttcttgttttgatGGCAGCAGTGAGGTAATTGACATGCTTCTTTATACTGTGCATTCAGGCTGGACGGTACAACCATGCTGTAGTTCAGTACCAGCAGATTGTAAACTGGTTAGAGATGGAGTGTGGTTTAGAAAAGGAGCAGCAACAAACCATCCAGACTCTCCTCTTAGTGGCCCATCTGAATCTCGCTTTGTGCTATCTGCGTTTGCGCGAATACTCTCAAACAGTGGAGAACTGCAACCAGGTAGAGTAAGATAGCAGTGCACAAACCATCATCTACATTATGCGTTTAAATTTTTCCTCTTACCGTTTCATACTGCTTTTCACTAATAGGTAATAGAGCTGGACCCAGAAAATGAGAAAGCTCTATATCGGAGAGGTGAAGCGCGTCTGTTGCGCAATGAATTCAGCATGGCCCTGGTGGACTTCAAGAAAGTTTTGCAAGTTAACTCCTTTAACCGCGCTGCCCGCAGCCAGATTGCAGTCTGTCAGCGCAAGATTCGTGAGCACCATGATCGTGACAAGAAGATATATGCAAACATGTTCCAGAGGTTTGCTGAACACGATGCTAAGGTATTGCACTGACCAGAAAGAAACTTTTATTCTTGACTAATTCTCTTATGTTGCCCTTTCATGAATGCAGCATTAAGAAGTGCTTGATTCTTTACTTGAATAAACAATGCCTTTGGTTGTACTCAACAAAGCTAACCTCATTCAAAACACTAATACCAAGAGGCTCAGACATAATCTTGAAATAAAGCttattgacatttgacaaagTATTAATCAAGTTAATACAATCAAATGTCATTTTTTGCGTTTAATTGAAGCAATATGAAAATTTTCTAAATTGAACATTTAGTTATTTATTCACCCTCGTGTCATATCAAACCTGGATGATTTTTCTTTCAtatatggaacacaaaataatttacagctctaataaaaaataaataaaaagaaagtgTCTTCCCCCTTGGAAGTTTGCTGAGCCTcctggttgagaaccactggtctaaatgtaatttttgtagttttttttaaatcttattgtagttttattattattttgatctattttttttaatttcatgcaaatttgatttaatttgtcatatatataatttatttatttatataaaatgaaatgatgacaaattaaataaaattcatctctccatctctaacttaagcacacacacacacacacacacacacacacacacacacacacacacacacacacacacacacacacacacacacacacacacacacacacacacacacacacacacacacacacacacacacacacacacacacacacacacacacacacacacacacacacacacacacacacacacacacacagctatatatatatatatatatatacattatattatattatacattatataatataattatattatgcTACATTATACATATactatacattatattatactatacacacacacatatatatagcaatatatatatatatatatatatatatatatatatatatatatatatatatatatatatatattgctattTATATTGCTATTTAGGTTtaatgtttctttcttttttttcttttcagtttgagtttttttgtttctagttaataattttagtgtgataaaataaataaaaaataaataaatgtatcatttataaatgatattaatattttgtttgatttcagctttatttcaataaacagaaaggtttttaatagttttagatAATAACCCTGTTTAGCATATCTTAATTTTAAACGAGACAAACAAGAACCTGTAATGTATATGatgatttttgtcatttttggaaCAGTCCCTGATTACTGATAtcaagtaaatatttttttcatagctTTTATAGAAAATACTTTAAGCATCTAAAAAATGTTGTCTGTGTTTGTAGGTGGGCcgaataaaaaggaaaaaagaagAGAGTGGAATTTCAGATCAGAATAAACAGGGACTAAAGAGACCATGTCTCAGTCAGGACGGCTCCTAAAACTCCAGATATTATTCAGGAGGCCCAAGTAAGGGGGTCAGGCTGTGGGGATGGCTGGTTTCGTCCTCGACTGCGTCATAAGAGAGGCAATGGGACATGGACGAGCCCTCTATACGCCTTGACCTCATCATCTCTCAGACTGAAAACCAATGCTGGGAAAGATTATAAGAATGGTTTAGGGATCTTGAGGAGCTGCAACCTTAATGACATTCCTACAAGAAAAGATAACAAACACCAAGAAAAACCAAAGCGCACAATTCTATGACCACCTGCAAACCTCTACGGTGCACGCCTCAGCTCTCAGAAAGGCATTCATCTGCTGCATTAATGCGAAAGCATATGGTTTGATATCACATTGCATTATCGACTTGAATACAACCTAGTACCTTACCATGTACTGTAACTGTGCAGTATTCAGTGTAATTGCATTGATTTTGTGCATAATCAGATTAGGAGTTTAAGTTTGCAGTGGTGGGGTGTGTACTGGAGGCTTGATgttttttgtattatatttgtataagtGTGTATGACAATTAGATGCAAGTGACCATAGTGGATAGCTGGACCTAAAAGTGCAATCCTCCCTTTGGGGAAAACCTATTTTGTGACTCTGCCAGCTGTATTCTTTGAGGAGTAGTCACAGTAGGCCCACATtcacaaacacacttttgaTACTTTAGAGAGACTGGTGCATGCTTCTTTACCGCATCCTGGGAATGTCCTAGATTTGggactatattttaaaatattaacagGTTAGTTTTAACCTGGAACCCGTTAGATATACTTGACTGAAGTTCAACAGCTATATTtttgagtttgaagctcaaatgcTTTTTAGGTAAATCTTTTGACAAGATAGGAATATTTCAAATAACTGTTCTCTTAAAACCCActtgtttatttgatcaaatactaACTAGTGTGGTTTGCATGTTTTTCAGTATGTTCCCCATGTTTCAGAcagttttaataatattaatagtaAACCATTTGTTAACTTTTTTCTGTTTACAGTTTAATGCATTACAGCAGGCCtgtcaataaatattcaaaGAAAACTGTTCAGCTGTCTCATGTTTTTGTAGACATTTACATTGTATGACTTTTGACCCACATTTACACACTCAGATGCAGAAGAGGCGAGTCTAATATGAACACGCTATTCAGAAATAATGGATGTTCACTGCCAAGTTAGGGGGTCacttctatttttaaaaaagaaaaaattattggtttatttagcaaatttatataaataaaaaacaataaaggtgaatataaacatatttttccaCAAAATCACACAAAAGTTTCTTGAATATCAAATCAGcgtattaaaataatttgtgaAGGATTATGcaacactgaagactagagaaCTACAGAAAAGTCAGCCTTGCCATCACAATTGaccatttaaatatatatataaaaagctgttcttttaaatatttttgctgTATTTATCAGCCTTTGTGAGaaactaatttcaaaaacaCTAAAACCTCTAAAActaaaagcatttttaaaaaaaatgtgtaattaaagtGATTCACTCCACATATCAATTAGttgaattatattattattaataatatatactgtaattatatatatatatatatatatatatatatatatatatatatatatatatatatatatatatatatatatatatataatttttttcttttttgaaggATATTGGTTTACATATGCCCTTTTCGAGCAATCGAGGCTTATGTAATCATTTTCTAAGACACAAATAGcttatttaaagtaaaataaagcaGTCAACGCTTATTTGCAGAGGATATGCTGGTTTCTGCCATGAAACACCTGCGATTCAGCAAATACCTGCTGATGCATTCACGACCTTGTTGACAAGTTTGCGTAAGTAAGGGTAGAACGCTGCCCTGTAGAGGGCGATATTGCTGGTTTTTGTAATAGAAATAAACTGCTGCAAAAAAAGTTCGGTGCCATGAAAAATATATTGAGCATAATGCCGCATAAATTTGATGAATTCGGAACCACATACTACATGTACTATTTTTGCCCCAGAAATGAATAAGATtagatataaaatatatatagctATTATGCAGTTTAGAGTTCAGCAGAAGTAGAGTAAAATTAGCTTGATAGTCAAAGTACAAAGTAGCCCAAAAGAGAAGATACATAGCCTACATGTATTCAaatactttacaccactgctgGAGAGACTATAGTGATATAGTGTCAACACATGGTCAATAGTTAAATGGCAAACATTTTctgtataataaataatttgtatGTAGCCTACAATAGAAGAACATATACTTATTTCAAAACAACCACTTTAGCAAGAAATGTTCTGTTTATTTAATCACTTTTGCATTTCATTACGCCTATATTTTTCTGCTTTAGAACCCCAACTGTGCAAAAGTTCACAGTTCTCCTACAATTCACAAATTAATCTACATTGTAATTTGGCCCActttacaaatacaaaacaaaaaggtATTCCCCCCTATTCCCTGGAACAGTGCAAATATTCTTTTTAATCCTCTGCCAAAATGTGGGTGGactttgtgtgtatttgcaaATAGAGGCCTTTGGCCTTTAACCTAGTTGTACACTAAAAAAGGTCACCGACTTGTCGTTCTTGAGAATGATAAACGGTTTCAAACTAACTTTATAAATGCAACTTGATACCTCTATCATTCTATAAACCCCCTTAaccttcaattttttttattgtgaaatatagaTTTTTCGTTGTCTGTCATTACTTCAACTGCATACATACTAATGTACtctaataaattacattattaataaaaaaaatcacattaaataCATCTCAGTAAAACAGCAGTACAGTAAATAAGTCTGTCATGCTTGAGGGCAATGTACGTCTAATGTTATTCTCTGACCATTTTAATCCTAAAATTCCTGCTGTCCACTTTCACCTAGTTAATATTTGCTTGAGTGATTCACAACAATCCTTAAAGCAAAAACAAGCTGCTGGGACCAACCCATTTCAACCAGCAATCATTGATTTgaacaaagcatttattaaaatgttattaaccACTGGCCTTTCTAGTGCATCAGTTATAAAAATCAAGCGTATAGGGTCAATTCTGGCAGGTCACGTTAGTCAAGCTCGCCTCAGCTGATCACGTCTACCTATAGTAATACATCTATTACAGCATTCATATTTATAAGCTCCTTCAGCAGCTGTTGTGtttctccagagctcatttaccctcctccatccccagctcaTCCTCTTGTCCAATCAGGATTTGGTATTCTGATTCCccttgaatcagactaaattcccAAATTATTTTGTGCATTTAATATCATCATTAATGCCATCTGCAATACATcatgttggttctgttctgtttagcCTAAGGGGGTTTATCACTGTTCTCCCTGCTAGGCTGCATGCACAGTGAGTTCatgcccagaacagaaccatactgCTAATCCAAAACGAATGCTACTTGTGAATTATATTTGAcgatagtggtcctgacagaaatGTAGATAAGCTTAAATGACCTACAGATATTcctttaaattatacattttgctaaaaaataaaatatagacAAAATGAACATATAATTAGATTTAAGTAGAAAAATATAGAGAAAATGCTGAGTGAATGTTATAGCATTGGTAATATAATAACCCCCAACACAATTTACTTTATGTAATACTTTCTTAAAGCACAATCAATTGCCTATAGACACAAAAGTGCTACTTCATTGACCCACACAAATGTAAAAAGCATGTTAATATCCCAAAATACCATTATATTGCGACATTTGATTGATATAAACCAAACGCCTTTTACTTGTCCATCCACAATGGGCTGGTCCCTCatgataataaattattttttcttcCACCATCTTCTTGGGAAAAACTGATATTTTCTGACTGTTTATGCTACAGCAGTTAGTTAGTGGTTCTATCACACTTAAAGATGACGTCAAACTGAGTTGCCCTTGGATACAGCTGTGGAAGTTATGCTTATATTTTTCAGCTCCAGTTTAAAGCAATTAACGTTTAGATGCTTGCAACTGAGAAACTAAGAGAGTAAAATTCAATAACTTAATCATGTACAGTTTGTGTTGCCTTGAGATCTCCTGAAAATGTGTATCTTCAAAGGCATTATTGGTATCAAAAGTTGTCCAAAATACAGCCCAAGGATGTTTTTATTATCCCAATGTTTCTCTATCAGTCATGGGACATGTTGTACTTTGTGTTGTGGTCACAGGGTTTCTTTTTGTCTTCCTGATGTCAAAGGTAGATCACTTGCTGGAGTGCAAAGGACACACAGTCTCTAAAAAAATGGCAAAGCATATAGTTGCAAAAGATTAACTGCTTTGAACATGGCATATTTGTACATTCAaatttaattatgtattaaatCATGCATGGAATTACCTGTTTCAGAGTACCAGGTGTGATAAGGAGAACATAGATCATCCATAAAGGAACTAATAATGTTGAGGAGAGAGTAAACCACCAACCAACAGCATAGCCCCACCAGGGGTATTCGAATGTGTTGTTAAACTTTAAAGGAGTGAATTTGACCAAAGAGAAGACAAATGTACCCTAAATAAAAAGACATTCATTAATGCTAAAGACATAATTAAGATAAAATATTACTTCCTAAAAAGAATACTGAATGCGTATTGTGAAgtgctataaaaaataaacttgaaTTGAATTTATAAATGGTGCAACTAGTACCTAATATGACTGTACCAATTTGAATTAGAGTAAAACGTGCACTTACTATACACACAATAGGAGTGACATACTTCCAACAGTATTTCATTAGCGTCAAAGGACGATAACCGATCATGTCTACAATGTTTTCATATAGACGATCAGCACCtgcaaagaaagaaaaaacagaagTCTAAGGGGAGATTATGCACAAAACAATAAGGAAGAAAATACCATGGCTGTGTCCAAAATAGCATATTATCTTGAGTAGGTAATTCATTTGAATGAGTAATTACCTTGTGACCGCTAAAACGTATGTGCCATAGAACGAATGTAATCCAAACGTACTACATTCACCATGTTgccattatcatgtgacctactaGCGAAAGTATCACCAATCTTCTCCTGTGGCCTAATGGGATTTTACGATGTCTATCATAAGCACACTTCAGAATTTCACCAGAAGTAGTAGGTACTTTGTCTTGTACTGTGAATTCAGACATACTTATTTTGCCGCATACTGTTTTTGCCTAATATATAGTAGGGGAGTATGCAATTTCGAAAGCAGCCATGGTAAAATAAGTAAATGCTCACCAGTTCTGTGCTCAGTTCGTATTGTTTATGAATCATGACATGATCAAGCTTTACTATAAACACAATGCAGCAGTATGGGGGTGGCTTTGCTTGAAAATCTGGGCTAACAACCTAAAAGCTGCAGGGGTTTCCAGCACAATTAGTGTCCTTTGAGAAGGCACTTTATGACTAGTCGTTCTGGTAAAGTTGTCCCTGTATATTATAATTGAATAGTAAGATAGTAGTTCAGCATATTACAAGTGTTGAGCTAACTTTGGCACACTATTTTAGCAACAAAAACTTCAATCTGGTTTAAAAAAGGAACTTGTTGCACATTTAAATTAAGATATTCAGTTATGCTTCCTTTATATGTAAATCAGGTTTATTTAGGGCCCTATGGTTTctgcaatgcaaaaaaacacAGGTTATAATAATGGAATTTACTGTATAACACAGAATGTCATGGAAGTTGGCAAAATTTTGGATGACTAAATAAAATGTAGGGctgtaaacatttaaaattatgATATGGGCTAGTATCTGTGTGAATATTTAAGTGCAAAAAGACTCAAAAAGACTACAAAAAGAATATGAGGTCTGAATGTtctgtgtgtctctctgtgtgaatgaatgaTGCGGTTTCTTCAACTACACATACCGAAgacatatttcattttttatgcCTTTACCATCCTTTTTAATCCACTTTTTACATTAAATTTagagaaattaaaataatagaTTTTCTTAAATAAATCCAATTTAATAGGGCCATTTCATTGTAAAatagaaataataaaaataataataaatagtttTATGATTTCAATTGATTAgacatgatttttattattaaaatttaattaaGCCACTAAAAGGAAATCCAGAAAATTTTAAACTAAAATGATTAAACTATATAAGTTTCATGATTTAAATTAATTAGACATTAGCTTTAATTACTAAAATTGTCCAAAAAAAGGAATCAGAAAAagtcaaaaaaaatattcataggGCCCTGCATATTAAATTAGACTGCACTGTTTATGcagattttgtattgagcatggCTGCAGTAATTCATCAAATGATGGTCAAAGAGTGGAGAAGAGTATTATAATCAGCTA is a genomic window of Pseudorasbora parva isolate DD20220531a chromosome 12, ASM2467924v1, whole genome shotgun sequence containing:
- the fkbp5 gene encoding peptidyl-prolyl cis-trans isomerase FKBP5 codes for the protein MVKHMKGTGNKREILGTRECMSGEMSSLEDIFSTNQCPTAVFTSQGTDITPNGDWGVCKIVKQHGVEGERPMIGDRVYVHYTGRLLNGKKFDSSLDRKEPFVFNVGKGQVIKSWDIGVCSMQKGEVCLMLCKPEYAYGSAGSPPKVPPNATLVFEIELLNFRGQELTEDGGIVKRIKVKGEGYNSPNEGATVHVHLEGWCGGRLFESRDVTFVVGESEDVGVPIGVDRAMEKIQKSECCLLYLKPKYGYGKEGKKEYDIGSNAELLYEVTLKDFEKAKECWEMDLKEKMERAVLVKQKGTQYFKAGRYNHAVVQYQQIVNWLEMECGLEKEQQQTIQTLLLVAHLNLALCYLRLREYSQTVENCNQVIELDPENEKALYRRGEARLLRNEFSMALVDFKKVLQVNSFNRAARSQIAVCQRKIREHHDRDKKIYANMFQRFAEHDAKVGRIKRKKEESGISDQNKQGLKRPCLSQDGS